In Mytilus edulis chromosome 13, xbMytEdul2.2, whole genome shotgun sequence, a single window of DNA contains:
- the LOC139501007 gene encoding uncharacterized protein, giving the protein MTSQVKRTLRATFILCILAKIFTTEEHYVYYTIDGDRRSCRAYLNCEPGNEILPCAIQFTKDVCTSCKNDEVQPDLISSSPTGNQNDTKCFPRVKKCDANEIKYSKSKKIPFCDQLIGCECDTTKCYYGDPCLCDDKQTECEEGKYLNKTGGCEDCPEGTEKAGKGCGPCRRTKYIPERIHSRDSNSVPEVKMSSKRTETQSTKLSVLLSTSSQLPIVKHQQENIEDSDNTTMIIIIVVLGIAVVVLFIVVVYIVRTREQCMCRFNMCFNHGHTPREQIPLNQVEDGNQLENGDIQEIVDTRTTEGGRPTATPTDNRNSEIYRDQASSNQCEYQKDNFNTNTSEQCNNNNSVSRSSNLPYVESGTRKCTSLHNECNIGPADQSLASGRYITMKS; this is encoded by the exons ATGACAAGCCAGGTTAAAAGGACCTTGCGTGCTACATTTATTCTTTGCATATTAGCCAAG ATTTTTACTACTGAAGAACACTATGTCTATTATACAATTGATGGTGATAGAAGATCATGTCGAGCGTATTTGAATTGTGAACCAG GCAATGAAATACTACCCTGTGCTATACAATTTACAAAAGATGTATGTACTTCATGTAAAAATGATGAGGTTCAACCTGATTTGATATCTTCATCACCAACAGGAAACCAGAACGATACAAAATGCTTTCCACGAGTTAAGAAATGTGATGCAAACG AGATAAAGTATAGTAAAAGCAAAAAGATTCCATTTTGCGATCAGCTGATAGGCTGTGAATGTGATACAACTAAGTGTTACTATGGTGATCCCTGCCTCTGCGACGACAAACAAACAGAATGTGAAGAAGGAAAATACTTGAACAAAACTGGAG GATGTGAGGATTGTCCAGAGGGAACAGAAAAAGCCGGAAAAGGTTGTGGACCATGCCGAAGAACCAAGTATATACCTGAACGAATTCATTCGAG AGATTCCAATAGTGTACCGGAAGTGAAGATGTCGTCAAAAAGAACTGAAACACAGTCGACAAAACTTAGTGTACTTTTGTCTACCTCATCACAATTACCCATAG TTAAACATCAACAAGAAAATATTGAAGACTCGGACAATACAACAATGATTATAAT CATAGTTGTTCTCGGTATAGCTGTGGTGGTTCTATTCATAGTAGTTGTGTATATAGTGAGAACACGCGAACAGTGCATGTGCAGgtttaatatgtgttttaatCATG GCCATACACCACGGGAGCAAATTCCTCTAAATCAAGTCGAAGATGGAAATCAATTAGAAAATGGAGATATTCAAGAAATTGTAGATACTAGAACAACAGAGGGAGGTAGACCAACAGCCACTCCAACTGACAATAGAAATTCAGAAATATATCGGGATCAGGCATCATCCAACCAGTGCGAATATCAAAAAGacaattttaatacaaatacaaGTGAACAATGTAATAACAATAATTCGGTATCTAGATCATCAAATTTACCATATGTGGAAAGTGGGACTCGTAAAT gtaCTTCTCTTCACAATGAATGCAATATTG GTCCAGCTGATCAAAGTTTGGCCTCAGGCAGATACATAACTATGAAATCATAG